Proteins from a genomic interval of Phycisphaeraceae bacterium:
- a CDS encoding DinB family protein, with product MLNGEVMWTLFRYSDWADTRVLECSQGVVDEGLDRVIGMGPGSLRRTLLHIHAGEATWLRRWMDGREGGVAEPKWPAESERVGIGALRERFTATWASRDGFLGSLAEGDLGRVQAYRDSKGGVFRATLSDMVLQACLHSHHHRAQAVNMLRQVGGEAPEVDYMMWVREPA from the coding sequence ATGTTGAATGGTGAGGTGATGTGGACGCTGTTTCGATACTCGGATTGGGCCGACACGCGGGTGCTGGAGTGTTCGCAGGGGGTTGTGGACGAGGGGTTGGATCGGGTGATCGGGATGGGGCCGGGGTCGCTGCGGCGGACGCTGCTGCACATCCATGCGGGCGAGGCGACGTGGCTGAGGCGGTGGATGGATGGGCGAGAAGGGGGCGTGGCGGAACCGAAGTGGCCGGCAGAATCGGAGCGGGTGGGGATCGGGGCATTGCGGGAGCGGTTCACGGCGACGTGGGCGTCGAGGGACGGGTTTCTCGGGTCGCTGGCGGAGGGGGATCTGGGGCGGGTGCAGGCGTACCGGGATTCCAAGGGCGGGGTGTTCAGGGCAACGTTGTCGGACATGGTGCTGCAGGCGTGTCTGCATTCGCACCATCACCGGGCGCAGGCGGTGAACATGCTGCGGCAGGTGGGCGGGGAGGCGCCGGAGGTGGACTACATGATGTGGGTTCGGGAGCCGGCGTAG